ATTTGTGCTGAAAGATCAGCTATTTTTGGTGCAATTTCTCATGGTTTTAAACAAAATGAAATTATTGAAATTCACATTATTTCTAAAAGTCCAGAATATATTTCGCCTTGCGCAGGTTGTAGACAAGTTATGACTGAATTTATGCCTTTAGATGCAAAAGTTTACCAGTATAAAAATAATGGTGAATATAGAATAAATACTT
This Mesomycoplasma neurolyticum DNA region includes the following protein-coding sequences:
- the cdd gene encoding cytidine deaminase, which encodes MITKLKELLKFSYAPYSDFPVAAILIDKNGKTWNGVNVENAAFPSGICAERSAIFGAISHGFKQNEIIEIHIISKSPEYISPCAGCRQVMTEFMPLDAKVYQYKNNGEYRINTLNELVPFPIIKDQII